The DNA window CTTCGACACCTTTGGCAGCGTCACGCCCATTACGCCGGTCATTTTCGGGGAAGCGCCCGCCGCTTTCGAGGCCAGCCGCCGCCTGTTCGACGAGGGCATTTTCGCTGTGGGGCTGGGCTTCCCAACCGTGCCCCGCACCCTGGCCCGCATTCGTAACATCGTGACCGCCGAGCACACCCGCGACGATCTGGAACAGGCCCTGGCCGCCTACGAGAAGGTGGGCCGCGCCCTGGGCACGATTGGAGGCTGATGGATTACCGGATTCGGGCCTCTGTTGACCCGCTCGCGCTGGGGCAGCTGCGTGAGGTGGCCTGGGGCGGCGACGATGATGGCCAGGGCTGGCCGGCCATATTGTCCCGCTCGCTGACCTGGGTTACCGCCCATGACAGTGACGTGCTAATCGGCTTCGTTCATGCCGCTTGGGACGGGGGCGTTCATGCCTTTTTGCTGGACACCACCGTTCACCCGGCCTGGCAGCGGCGCGGCATCGGGACCGAACTGGTTCGCCGGGCGGCAGCTTCGGCGCGCGATCTGGGCGCCCAGTGGTTGCACGTGGACTACGAACCGCATCTGGCTGGCTTCCATGCGGCCTGCGGTTTTAGGCCGACAGCAGCGGGTCTGCTGCGGCTGAACTGACCAGGGTTCCCTCCTGTCCCGGGCGGCGCGCCCTATCATGCCCCCCATGACCAAGCGGCCAGCGGTGGGCGACCGGCAGGACAAGGGGCAGGACGTGCAGGCGATGTTCGCCGCCATTGCGCCCCGCTACGATCTGCTGAACCGGGTGCTGAGCCTGGGCGTGGACCGGGGCTGGCGCCGCGCGGCGGCCCAGGAGGCGCTGGCCCTGCAGCCCCGCCGCGTTCTGGACGTGGCCACCGGCACCGCCGACTTTGCCTTGGAACTCAAGAGCCGCGCCCCAGCAGCCGAGGTGATCGGCAGCGATTTCGTGCCGCAGATGCTGGCCATTGGCCGCGAGAAGGCCCAGGCCCGCCACCTGAAGATCGCTCTGGAAGAGGGGGACGCCCTGAACCTGCCCTACCCCGACGGCCACTTTGACGCCGTGACCTGTGCCTTTGGCTTTCGCAACTTTGCGGACTACGAGCGCGGGCTGGCCGAATTCTGGCGGGTGCTGGCGCCGGGGGGCCGGGCGGTGATTCTGGAGTTCCCCCCGCCCCGACCCGGGCTGTTCGGGGCGCTGTTCCGCTTTTACTTTCAGCATGTCCTGCCGCGCATTGGCGCGCTGGTCAGCGGGAACGCCGGGGCCTACACCTATCTGCCCGAAAGCGTGCTGGCCTTTCCCGAGCCCGCTCGCCTGGAACGCATGATGCAGGCCACGGGCTTTCGCACCCGGCACCGGCTGCTCACCTTTGGCATTGCCGCCATTCACGTGGGCGACAAGTTGTAGGGCTCAGCGGCTGGCGCTGAGAAGCCGGCCCTGGCCCAGCCACAGGCGCAGGGCGCAGGCCATCAGCAGGGCGCCCAGCGGAAAGGGCACCGCGCCCAGGTCCATGCGGGCGTCCACCCCCCGCGTGAACGACCCGAAGCGCCCGCGCACCTCGCCTGCGTAGTGGCGCAGGTTGACGTCCAGGCCATCGGTGAAGGTGCCGTAGCGGCCCGTTACCGTGTCCGGGGTGAAATTCAGGGTCACGTCCACGCCCTCGGTGTAGCCCCCCAGGCGCACGGTCATCACGCCCGCTGCAATCTGCGCGCGCACGTCAAAGCCGTGGGTGATACCGCCCACGCGGCCCAGCAGCACGCCCTCGTCAATCCACACCGTCACGTCGGTGCCGTCTGTGTAGCCGCCCA is part of the Deinococcus aquaedulcis genome and encodes:
- a CDS encoding GNAT family N-acetyltransferase; this encodes MDYRIRASVDPLALGQLREVAWGGDDDGQGWPAILSRSLTWVTAHDSDVLIGFVHAAWDGGVHAFLLDTTVHPAWQRRGIGTELVRRAAASARDLGAQWLHVDYEPHLAGFHAACGFRPTAAGLLRLN
- the ubiE gene encoding bifunctional demethylmenaquinone methyltransferase/2-methoxy-6-polyprenyl-1,4-benzoquinol methylase UbiE codes for the protein MTKRPAVGDRQDKGQDVQAMFAAIAPRYDLLNRVLSLGVDRGWRRAAAQEALALQPRRVLDVATGTADFALELKSRAPAAEVIGSDFVPQMLAIGREKAQARHLKIALEEGDALNLPYPDGHFDAVTCAFGFRNFADYERGLAEFWRVLAPGGRAVILEFPPPRPGLFGALFRFYFQHVLPRIGALVSGNAGAYTYLPESVLAFPEPARLERMMQATGFRTRHRLLTFGIAAIHVGDKL